In one Lachnospiraceae bacterium genomic region, the following are encoded:
- the vanT gene encoding serine racemase VanT catalytic subunit: MNKERAWIELKESALQHNVETLRRRLPARCQLMPVLKANAYGHGAVLLAKKLSRMGIEAYAVACLAEAIELRKAGIKGEILILGYTEPELADKLRKYHLTQMVVDAAYAEQLEQYRKKLHVHIGIDTGMHRLGERSENIEQIVRMFQSESLVIDGMMTHLCTDDSLLWQDQQYTREQAERFYEVVKTLEQRGCRRPKLHMQSSYSVLLYPELAEEYARVGIALYGVLSTKKDTENWGRHLQPVLSLKAKVASVRRIYKGEGAGYGLDLSAERDMRLATLTIGYADGYPRALSGGKGAVLLGGKRAPIAGRICMDQMMVDVTDIPQVQAGDTATLIGSMGEERISVCDLAQQAGTISNEILSQLGARLTRIIV, encoded by the coding sequence TTGAATAAAGAGAGAGCGTGGATTGAACTGAAAGAAAGCGCGCTGCAGCATAATGTAGAGACGCTGCGGCGCAGACTGCCGGCACGCTGCCAGCTGATGCCGGTATTGAAAGCCAATGCCTATGGGCATGGGGCGGTCTTGCTGGCAAAAAAGCTGAGCCGGATGGGGATAGAGGCGTATGCCGTTGCCTGTTTGGCGGAAGCAATCGAGCTGAGAAAGGCAGGCATCAAGGGGGAAATTCTGATCTTGGGCTATACGGAGCCGGAGCTGGCGGATAAGCTGAGAAAATACCACCTGACACAAATGGTAGTAGATGCTGCCTATGCAGAGCAATTGGAGCAATACAGAAAAAAACTGCATGTCCATATTGGGATTGATACGGGGATGCACCGTTTGGGTGAGCGCAGCGAAAACATCGAGCAGATCGTACGGATGTTTCAAAGTGAATCCCTAGTGATTGATGGCATGATGACGCATCTATGCACGGACGACTCGCTTCTTTGGCAGGATCAGCAGTATACCAGAGAACAGGCAGAGCGGTTTTATGAGGTGGTGAAGACACTGGAGCAAAGAGGATGCAGGCGGCCGAAGCTGCATATGCAGTCAAGCTATAGCGTGCTGCTCTATCCGGAGCTGGCAGAAGAGTATGCCCGGGTAGGCATTGCGCTTTATGGGGTGCTCAGTACGAAAAAGGATACAGAAAACTGGGGACGGCATCTGCAGCCGGTGCTGAGTCTTAAGGCTAAGGTGGCAAGCGTCCGCAGGATATATAAGGGAGAAGGAGCCGGGTACGGGCTAGATCTGTCAGCGGAGCGGGATATGAGGCTGGCTACACTGACGATTGGATATGCTGACGGATATCCGAGAGCGCTTTCCGGCGGCAAAGGAGCGGTGCTTTTGGGCGGAAAAAGGGCGCCCATTGCAGGGCGGATCTGTATGGATCAAATGATGGTGGATGTGACGGATATCCCGCAGGTGCAGGCAGGCGATACGGCTACGCTGATTGGCAGCATGGGCGAGGAGAGGATTTCAGTCTGCGATCTTGCGCAGCAGGCAGGGACGATCAGCAATGAGATACTGAGCCAGCTGGGCGCGCGCCTGACAAGAATCATAGTCTGA
- a CDS encoding acyltransferase, protein MDLLSRSGKGRKQMQAKKTAVLDGFRIVAALLVVAIHTSPLAGWSSEADFFLTRVLARVAVPFFFMITGQFVVAGMLERRAGAEAHLAAYMRKLLLMYAAVTLLYLPVSLHAGYWQGGGIGSWLRMLFFDGTFYHLWYFPACLIGLCILSILRRFLSIQGVGRAVLVLYLVGLLGDSYYGLTQSIPFLEAVYERLFQIFSYTRNGFFYAPLFLFMGAAAGHREGGQPPKQLSALLFFFVLLTAEAFALRYLKWQRHDSMYVMLVPVMALLYQLLVSKNQGSAKLTRTAATGLYLLHPLGIVLVRALAKLLHAHALWIDNSLLHYVAVSCLSLIAAYGGALISQYRRAGKKLE, encoded by the coding sequence ATGGATTTGTTATCACGCAGTGGAAAAGGACGGAAACAGATGCAGGCTAAAAAAACAGCGGTGCTGGACGGATTCAGGATCGTAGCCGCACTGCTGGTGGTCGCCATCCACACTTCGCCACTTGCAGGCTGGAGCAGCGAGGCAGATTTTTTTCTGACCAGAGTGCTGGCCCGCGTGGCCGTTCCTTTTTTCTTTATGATCACCGGGCAGTTCGTGGTCGCTGGCATGCTAGAACGCCGCGCAGGGGCAGAAGCGCATCTGGCAGCATATATGCGCAAGCTGCTGCTGATGTACGCTGCCGTCACGCTGCTGTATCTGCCGGTTTCACTGCACGCAGGCTATTGGCAGGGAGGCGGCATCGGGTCTTGGCTGCGCATGCTTTTCTTTGACGGTACCTTCTATCATCTGTGGTATTTCCCGGCCTGCCTTATAGGACTCTGCATACTCAGCATCCTTCGGCGGTTCCTAAGCATACAGGGTGTCGGCAGGGCCGTCCTAGTTCTATATCTCGTCGGGCTGCTGGGAGACAGCTACTATGGCCTGACGCAGAGCATTCCTTTTTTAGAGGCCGTTTACGAGCGGCTTTTTCAGATCTTCTCCTACACTCGAAATGGATTCTTTTACGCGCCTCTCTTTTTATTTATGGGAGCAGCCGCAGGTCATAGGGAGGGCGGCCAGCCGCCAAAACAGCTCAGTGCGCTGCTTTTTTTCTTTGTGCTGCTCACGGCAGAGGCCTTTGCGCTGCGGTATCTCAAATGGCAGAGGCATGACAGTATGTATGTGATGCTGGTTCCTGTGATGGCGCTTCTGTATCAGCTGCTTGTATCCAAAAATCAGGGGAGCGCTAAGCTGACAAGGACAGCGGCAACAGGCCTCTACCTGCTGCATCCGCTGGGCATTGTTTTGGTGCGGGCGCTGGCCAAGCTGCTGCATGCGCATGCGCTGTGGATTGACAATAGCCTGCTGCATTATGTGGCGGTAAGCTGTCTGTCATTGATTGCGGCATATGGAGGAGCTTTGATCAGCCAATATAGAAGGGCGGGGAAAAAACTTGAATAA
- a CDS encoding M15 family metallopeptidase has protein sequence MKIILNRKDVCEGDLILVNAAHACRGRGAAMLAPLKGEDDMLLQRRAGNFLSQLMEAVEGEQDITVVSAWRSQKEQQLLWEESLKEHGAAFTEQYVALPGHSEHQTGLAIDLGRKEDPINLIRPDFPYEGRCQQLREHAPEYGFIERYPAGKEAVTGIAHEPWHFRYVGVPHAGLMQEKGLTLEEYTDWIKQFAHGKNPYEIHQKHQSIQISYLPAEQVDQREITVDAPYSVSGNNVDGFVITQWKRTETDAG, from the coding sequence ATGAAAATTATATTAAACAGAAAAGACGTATGCGAAGGAGATTTGATTCTGGTCAATGCGGCACATGCCTGCCGCGGGCGAGGGGCAGCGATGCTGGCGCCGCTGAAAGGAGAGGACGATATGCTGCTGCAGCGGCGCGCCGGCAATTTTCTATCCCAGCTTATGGAGGCCGTGGAGGGAGAGCAGGACATTACAGTGGTTAGCGCCTGGCGCTCTCAAAAGGAGCAGCAGCTGCTCTGGGAGGAGTCGCTGAAGGAACATGGGGCAGCGTTTACGGAGCAGTATGTAGCGCTGCCGGGCCACAGCGAGCACCAGACGGGGCTGGCGATTGACCTTGGCCGTAAAGAGGATCCGATCAATTTGATTCGGCCGGATTTTCCCTATGAAGGGCGCTGTCAGCAGCTTCGGGAGCATGCGCCGGAATATGGATTTATTGAGCGCTATCCGGCCGGCAAGGAGGCGGTGACGGGGATTGCGCATGAGCCATGGCACTTTCGCTATGTGGGGGTGCCGCATGCAGGTCTTATGCAGGAGAAGGGGCTGACGCTGGAGGAATATACTGACTGGATCAAGCAGTTTGCTCATGGAAAGAATCCATATGAGATTCATCAAAAGCATCAAAGCATACAGATCTCATATCTGCCGGCAGAGCAGGTAGATCAAAGGGAGATTACGGTGGATGCGCCGTATTCTGTCTCGGGAAATAATGTGGATGGATTTGTTATCACGCAGTGGAAAAGGACGGAAACAGATGCAGGCTAA
- the vanG gene encoding D-alanine--D-serine ligase VanG: MKKYTILVFFGGASSEYGVSLQSAYSVIQAVDRSQYEPVLIGITEEGRWLHFTGSIEKIKEDRWQNDEDCTEVLLRPGERSIWLQQGDRLRRIEADAAFPVLHGKNGEDGSIQGLLQMMGIPVIGCGVLASALCMDKYRAHQLVSLGGISVPRARVFQRKESEADAALAWADQIGYPIYVKPVKAGSSYGITKALNQEQLIRGMEKAFVYDDEVMIEENIEGFEVGCAVLGSGNALVMGEIDEIELSKKEGSDDFFDYAEKYTLETARIHVPARIEAEMKEQVKKTAKEIYERLGCAGFARVDMFITPQKEIVFNEVNTIPGFTEHSRYPNMMRAAGMSFQKMVDRVLQQEVNR, from the coding sequence ATGAAAAAATATACAATTTTAGTGTTCTTTGGCGGAGCTTCCTCTGAATACGGCGTTTCATTGCAGTCTGCTTATTCAGTGATACAGGCAGTAGACCGCAGTCAATATGAGCCCGTTTTGATTGGCATTACTGAAGAGGGGAGGTGGCTGCATTTTACTGGCAGCATAGAAAAAATCAAAGAGGATCGGTGGCAGAATGATGAGGACTGCACAGAAGTATTGTTGAGGCCTGGCGAGCGCAGCATTTGGCTTCAGCAGGGCGATAGGCTAAGAAGAATAGAAGCAGATGCCGCGTTTCCGGTGCTGCATGGAAAAAACGGCGAGGATGGCAGCATACAGGGGTTGCTGCAGATGATGGGAATTCCTGTAATTGGCTGCGGCGTTCTCGCATCCGCGCTGTGCATGGATAAATACAGAGCACACCAGCTGGTTTCGCTCGGCGGCATCTCTGTGCCGCGGGCACGGGTGTTTCAGAGAAAGGAAAGCGAGGCAGACGCAGCGCTGGCATGGGCTGATCAAATCGGGTATCCCATTTATGTAAAGCCGGTTAAGGCAGGTTCTTCCTATGGGATTACAAAGGCCCTAAATCAGGAGCAGCTCATTCGGGGAATGGAGAAGGCTTTTGTCTATGACGATGAGGTGATGATCGAGGAAAACATAGAGGGCTTTGAGGTAGGTTGCGCGGTTTTAGGCAGCGGCAATGCTCTGGTGATGGGAGAAATCGACGAAATCGAGCTTTCAAAAAAAGAGGGATCAGACGACTTTTTTGATTATGCAGAAAAATATACGCTGGAGACAGCGCGTATCCATGTCCCAGCCAGAATCGAGGCAGAGATGAAGGAACAAGTCAAAAAGACGGCAAAGGAAATATATGAAAGGCTGGGGTGCGCAGGGTTTGCAAGGGTGGATATGTTTATCACGCCCCAAAAGGAGATCGTATTTAATGAAGTGAACACGATTCCCGGATTTACGGAGCATAGCCGGTATCCCAATATGATGAGGGCGGCAGGAATGAGCTTTCAGAAAATGGTAGATAGAGTGCTGCAGCAGGAGGTAAACAGATGA
- a CDS encoding Gfo/Idh/MocA family oxidoreductase translates to MTSNQQGIKAIGLIDYYLDEWHANHYPQWIHQLSNGCCEAAYAYAQMDAPSGGRSTQQWCADMQIQRCETIAELIQKSDYIMVLSPDHPQMHWSLCQEALRSGKRVYVDKTFAPTAQIARDLFALAQEHHTPMWSSSALRFSKECMALPEKEAEMIVLSGPGKPENYLIHQAEPMVRVLKSKALRIQGQRTESAFHFTVEFENGKLGLMSLLDGGDFVTSIKYRDGEVKTFLGAEEMFERLLLEILRFFETGKVPVDQEETLEIAKILEAARQAEQVPGKWVTIA, encoded by the coding sequence ATGACCAGCAACCAGCAGGGAATCAAAGCAATCGGATTGATCGATTATTATTTGGATGAATGGCATGCTAATCACTACCCACAGTGGATTCATCAGCTGTCAAACGGGTGCTGTGAGGCCGCATACGCCTATGCTCAAATGGATGCTCCAAGTGGCGGCAGATCTACGCAGCAGTGGTGTGCGGATATGCAGATACAGCGCTGCGAAACCATAGCGGAGCTGATTCAGAAAAGCGATTATATCATGGTGCTTTCACCAGATCATCCGCAGATGCATTGGAGCTTATGCCAAGAAGCACTGCGCAGCGGAAAAAGGGTATATGTTGATAAGACCTTTGCTCCTACAGCGCAAATCGCCCGGGATCTGTTTGCCTTAGCGCAGGAGCACCATACACCCATGTGGTCCAGCTCAGCGCTGCGTTTTTCAAAAGAATGCATGGCACTGCCGGAGAAGGAAGCAGAGATGATCGTGCTTAGCGGCCCGGGCAAGCCGGAGAATTATCTGATTCATCAGGCAGAGCCCATGGTCCGCGTGCTGAAAAGCAAAGCGCTGCGCATTCAGGGACAGCGGACAGAGTCGGCCTTTCATTTTACGGTGGAATTTGAAAACGGCAAACTGGGCCTGATGAGTCTTTTGGACGGCGGCGATTTTGTAACCAGCATCAAATACAGAGATGGAGAGGTGAAAACATTCCTTGGTGCCGAGGAGATGTTTGAACGGCTTCTCTTAGAAATTCTCCGGTTTTTTGAAACAGGAAAAGTCCCTGTTGATCAGGAAGAGACCCTTGAGATTGCAAAGATTTTGGAGGCCGCCCGGCAGGCGGAACAGGTTCCCGGCAAATGGGTGACGATCGCATGA
- a CDS encoding tetratricopeptide repeat protein codes for MENFKPEIQQQLDANTEALFWEPDHEMHWLKRAQILASAQRIDLAVKACSQGLARQNHCGHLFLARGHYYINLGRPQEAAADLARARVLLGENWQVMYHLALAHYLSGEYQYAEGLYRHMITLFPTETEHVSLYNWLWACLVHQGRLEEAAVVSASVGSSWEPGDDIAYHRVQLFVSGRISLEEALGGKEVQKEINSITTAYGIYNYYQYVKQDAETAETLLKAILQHCEGEYQYCFANQAAKSELAGCGVQAAEAETLVKQLKADQENEFLWHALSQCYAKKSDFEQEIKVLSLGIAHSPRPGRLLQERGHRYINLGQHEMAAADLTWAAEAYPEDASLLYHYALALYLIKEYGKAEKIYRRCRKAADRWGDFVCSTNWLWACLQHQNKPEEAMQALEPIRKERMALDHEGNRGYFNLVQLYKGLMTVEEVMAQMDLEALTAVDATTAYGISNYYRYVEKDAEKAEAMLDQILASGSTEWHAAFAYQAAEAEKSSR; via the coding sequence ATGGAGAATTTTAAACCTGAGATTCAGCAGCAGCTGGATGCAAACACCGAGGCACTTTTTTGGGAACCGGATCATGAGATGCACTGGCTTAAGCGGGCGCAGATTTTGGCGTCGGCGCAGAGAATTGATCTGGCAGTTAAAGCTTGCTCACAGGGATTGGCACGGCAGAATCATTGCGGACATCTTTTTTTGGCCCGCGGCCATTATTATATCAATTTAGGCAGACCGCAGGAGGCAGCTGCTGATCTGGCCAGAGCACGGGTGCTTTTGGGTGAAAACTGGCAGGTGATGTACCATCTGGCGCTGGCGCATTATCTTTCAGGAGAATACCAATATGCAGAAGGATTATACCGCCATATGATTACGCTGTTTCCGACAGAGACAGAGCATGTGTCTCTTTATAACTGGCTTTGGGCCTGCTTAGTTCATCAGGGGCGCCTTGAGGAAGCAGCCGTTGTATCTGCCAGTGTGGGCAGCAGCTGGGAGCCGGGCGATGATATTGCATATCACCGTGTACAGCTGTTTGTAAGCGGACGCATCTCTCTGGAAGAAGCGCTCGGCGGAAAAGAGGTTCAGAAGGAGATCAATTCGATTACAACAGCCTATGGTATCTATAATTACTATCAGTATGTCAAGCAGGATGCAGAAACCGCTGAGACACTATTAAAAGCTATTTTGCAGCACTGTGAAGGGGAGTATCAGTACTGCTTCGCCAATCAGGCAGCTAAATCGGAGCTGGCTGGCTGCGGCGTGCAAGCTGCTGAAGCAGAGACGCTGGTAAAGCAGCTAAAGGCTGATCAGGAGAATGAATTCTTATGGCATGCATTATCACAGTGCTATGCAAAGAAGTCTGATTTTGAGCAGGAGATCAAGGTGCTGTCACTGGGGATTGCGCATTCACCGAGACCCGGCCGTCTTTTGCAGGAGAGAGGCCATCGGTACATCAATTTAGGACAGCATGAAATGGCGGCAGCCGATCTGACATGGGCAGCAGAGGCTTATCCAGAGGATGCCAGCTTGCTGTATCATTATGCGTTAGCGCTGTATTTAATCAAGGAATATGGAAAAGCAGAGAAAATTTATCGGCGCTGCCGAAAGGCGGCAGACCGCTGGGGAGATTTTGTATGCAGCACGAACTGGCTCTGGGCCTGCCTGCAGCATCAAAATAAACCGGAGGAGGCTATGCAGGCTTTAGAGCCGATCCGCAAGGAACGCATGGCACTGGATCATGAGGGCAATCGCGGATATTTTAATTTGGTGCAGCTTTATAAAGGCCTGATGACGGTAGAGGAAGTGATGGCGCAGATGGATCTGGAGGCGCTTACGGCTGTTGATGCAACAACTGCGTATGGCATATCCAATTACTATCGCTATGTGGAAAAGGATGCAGAGAAGGCAGAAGCTATGCTGGATCAGATTTTGGCCAGCGGCAGTACGGAGTGGCATGCGGCGTTTGCCTATCAGGCTGCTGAGGCAGAGAAAAGCAGCAGATGA
- a CDS encoding helix-turn-helix transcriptional regulator, whose product MFNAKEMGQQIAYLRTRNNYTQERLADILKVSPQAVSKWENGKAIPEFMMLYELSKLFNCSIDKLLDSSSRILRNMNFDYEFLIKPRVPVASYSGPECFRSISSASLLTALKLFFGLEQRIDTKNRQINDDDEYILQSALTNICFGYSYAPNEWPHDSFLIYGLDYELHSKTKYSENAFIDLACRQIEQGYPVIVRPRDYTDTIFAIGFSDHGKTLKGLGFLDGDDQKNLINFDQLHQYGGWYKSACDMMIIKPAKEKMPLAKACTNAFFKGITLLSNNGYCKENEMQGYGSVIYQNWRNLLREENRRNADQMECVFPHAFIHYENKLRTKQFFELCTQVIPQIDKELMALALHQYDEIVASAAKIATIAHQRDSFSVDALHEKRTYIMEMLRRSSEQEELALSYLQKASSSIQR is encoded by the coding sequence ATGTTTAATGCCAAAGAAATGGGACAGCAAATTGCCTATCTGCGTACAAGGAACAATTACACTCAGGAACGGCTGGCAGATATATTGAAAGTATCGCCTCAGGCTGTCAGTAAATGGGAAAATGGAAAGGCTATCCCCGAATTTATGATGCTCTATGAGTTATCTAAGCTTTTTAACTGTTCTATTGATAAACTTCTTGATTCTTCATCGCGTATTCTGCGTAATATGAATTTTGATTACGAATTTCTGATTAAACCGCGAGTTCCGGTAGCTAGCTATTCTGGGCCCGAATGCTTTAGAAGCATCTCGTCTGCCTCCCTATTAACTGCCTTAAAATTATTTTTCGGATTAGAACAGCGCATAGACACTAAAAACCGTCAGATCAATGATGACGATGAATATATTTTACAATCTGCGCTTACAAATATATGCTTTGGATATTCTTATGCCCCGAATGAGTGGCCGCACGATAGTTTTTTAATATATGGCTTAGATTACGAGCTTCATTCAAAAACAAAGTATTCGGAGAACGCATTTATTGATCTTGCATGCAGACAAATTGAACAGGGGTATCCGGTCATCGTACGCCCAAGAGATTATACCGATACCATTTTTGCTATCGGCTTTTCCGATCATGGAAAGACCTTAAAAGGATTAGGATTTTTAGATGGAGATGATCAAAAAAATCTAATCAACTTTGATCAGCTCCATCAATATGGCGGCTGGTACAAATCTGCTTGTGATATGATGATCATCAAACCTGCAAAAGAAAAAATGCCGTTGGCAAAGGCTTGTACAAATGCGTTTTTTAAAGGAATCACGCTATTATCAAATAATGGCTATTGCAAGGAAAACGAAATGCAAGGCTATGGCAGCGTGATTTACCAAAACTGGCGCAACTTGCTAAGAGAAGAAAACAGAAGAAACGCAGATCAAATGGAGTGTGTTTTTCCACATGCATTTATCCATTATGAAAATAAATTAAGAACCAAACAATTTTTTGAATTATGTACTCAGGTCATTCCTCAAATTGATAAAGAATTGATGGCTTTAGCACTCCATCAATATGACGAGATTGTAGCATCGGCGGCAAAGATCGCAACCATTGCTCATCAGCGAGATTCATTTTCTGTAGACGCACTGCATGAAAAAAGAACCTATATCATGGAAATGCTACGCAGAAGCAGCGAACAAGAAGAACTTGCCCTCTCTTATCTCCAAAAAGCATCGAGCTCCATTCAGAGATAA
- the ppdK gene encoding pyruvate, phosphate dikinase: MGNKWVYRFTEGNASMRNLLGGKGANLAEMTGLGLPIPQGFTVTTEACTDYYTSGKKITEEIQGQIFEAMTWLEELNGRTFGDTENPLLVSVRSGARASMPGMMDTILNLGLNDVSVEGFAKKTGNPRFAYDSYRRFIQMFSDVVMEVPKSFFEKIIDELKEEKGVHYDTELTAEDLKELIIRFKKVYSENMNGEEFPQDPKVQLMEAVKAVFRSWDNPRAIVYRRMNDIPGDWGTAVNVQTMVFGNMGETSGTGVAFTRNPSTGEKGIFGEYLINAQGEDVVAGVRTPQPITQLEKDLPECYAQFMELAMKLENHYADMQDMEFTIQEGKLYFLQTRNGKRTAPAAIQIACDLVDEGKITPEEAVCRIEAKSLDQLLHPTFDTAALKAGEVIGSALPASPGAAAGRVYFTAEEAKAHHEAGERVILVRLETSPEDIEGMHAAEGILTVRGGMTSHAAVVARGMGTCCVSGCGEIKINEEEKFFELGGYTFHEGDYISLDGTTGKIYKGDIKTVEASVSGNFGRIMGWADQFRKLQVRTNADTPADTINAVKLGAEGIGLCRTEHMFFEADRIPKIRKMILSDTVEAREEALNELIPFQKGDFKAMYKALEGRPMTVRYLDPPLHEFVPTDPEDIKALADDMGLTPEQVKAKCDELHEFNPMMGHRGCRLAVTYPEIAKMQTRAVMEAAIEVKEEEGYDIVPEIMIPLVGEKKELKYVKDVVIEVAEQVKKEKNSDIQYHIGTMIEIPRAALTADQIAEEAEFFSFGTNDLTQMTFGFSRDDAGKFLDSYYKAKIYESDPFARLDQTGVGQLVQMAAEKGRATRPNIKLGICGEHGGDPSSVEFCHKVGLTYVSCSPFRVPIARLAAAQAALNNK, translated from the coding sequence ATGGGCAACAAATGGGTATACCGTTTTACCGAAGGAAACGCATCCATGCGTAACCTGCTGGGTGGTAAAGGCGCAAACCTGGCCGAGATGACCGGACTGGGTCTGCCGATTCCCCAAGGTTTTACCGTAACCACTGAGGCTTGTACAGATTATTATACCAGTGGCAAGAAGATTACGGAAGAAATTCAGGGTCAGATTTTTGAGGCGATGACTTGGCTTGAGGAGCTGAATGGCAGAACATTCGGAGATACCGAGAATCCGCTTTTGGTATCCGTTCGTTCCGGCGCAAGAGCATCCATGCCTGGTATGATGGACACCATCCTGAATCTGGGACTCAATGATGTATCGGTAGAAGGATTTGCAAAAAAGACCGGAAACCCCAGATTTGCATACGATTCCTATAGAAGATTCATTCAGATGTTCTCTGATGTTGTTATGGAAGTGCCCAAGAGCTTCTTTGAGAAAATCATTGATGAGCTGAAAGAAGAGAAGGGTGTTCATTATGATACCGAGCTTACGGCAGAGGATCTGAAGGAGCTGATTATCCGCTTCAAGAAGGTATATAGTGAAAACATGAATGGGGAAGAATTCCCGCAGGATCCCAAAGTACAGCTGATGGAGGCTGTAAAGGCTGTATTCCGTTCTTGGGACAACCCCCGTGCAATCGTATACAGAAGAATGAATGATATCCCCGGTGATTGGGGTACCGCTGTAAACGTGCAGACGATGGTATTTGGTAATATGGGTGAGACCTCCGGTACAGGTGTTGCGTTTACTCGTAATCCTTCTACTGGTGAGAAGGGTATCTTTGGTGAGTACCTGATCAATGCACAGGGTGAAGACGTAGTGGCCGGCGTTCGTACGCCTCAGCCGATTACGCAGCTGGAAAAGGATCTGCCGGAATGCTATGCTCAGTTCATGGAGCTGGCTATGAAGCTGGAAAACCACTATGCAGATATGCAGGATATGGAGTTTACGATTCAGGAAGGCAAGCTGTATTTCCTGCAGACTCGTAATGGTAAGAGAACGGCTCCGGCTGCTATCCAGATTGCTTGTGACCTGGTTGACGAGGGCAAGATCACGCCTGAGGAAGCAGTTTGCCGTATCGAGGCTAAGTCTCTGGATCAGCTGCTGCATCCCACATTTGATACCGCTGCTTTGAAGGCTGGCGAAGTGATCGGTTCTGCACTGCCGGCATCTCCGGGTGCTGCGGCAGGTCGTGTATACTTCACGGCAGAAGAGGCAAAGGCTCATCATGAAGCTGGTGAAAGAGTTATCTTGGTTCGCTTGGAGACTTCTCCTGAGGATATCGAGGGTATGCATGCAGCCGAGGGTATCCTGACTGTTCGCGGTGGTATGACCTCTCATGCTGCTGTAGTCGCTCGTGGTATGGGCACTTGCTGTGTATCTGGATGCGGCGAAATCAAGATCAATGAAGAAGAGAAATTCTTTGAGCTTGGTGGCTACACCTTCCACGAAGGCGATTATATCTCCTTGGATGGTACTACCGGTAAGATTTATAAGGGTGACATTAAGACAGTAGAAGCTTCCGTAAGCGGAAACTTTGGCCGTATCATGGGCTGGGCTGATCAGTTCCGCAAGCTGCAGGTTCGTACCAATGCCGATACGCCTGCTGATACGATCAATGCAGTTAAGCTGGGAGCCGAGGGTATTGGCCTTTGCCGCACGGAGCATATGTTCTTTGAGGCAGATAGAATTCCTAAGATCCGTAAGATGATTCTGTCTGACACAGTAGAAGCCAGAGAAGAAGCTTTGAATGAGCTGATTCCATTCCAGAAAGGTGATTTCAAGGCTATGTATAAGGCTCTGGAAGGCCGTCCGATGACAGTTCGTTATCTGGATCCCCCGCTCCATGAGTTTGTTCCTACCGATCCTGAAGACATCAAGGCTTTGGCAGATGATATGGGTCTGACTCCGGAACAGGTAAAGGCAAAATGTGATGAGCTTCATGAGTTCAACCCGATGATGGGTCATCGTGGTTGCCGTCTGGCTGTTACCTATCCTGAAATTGCAAAGATGCAGACCCGTGCCGTTATGGAGGCTGCGATTGAGGTTAAGGAAGAGGAAGGGTATGATATCGTTCCTGAGATCATGATTCCTCTGGTAGGCGAGAAAAAAGAGCTGAAGTATGTTAAGGATGTTGTAATCGAGGTAGCAGAGCAGGTTAAGAAAGAAAAGAATTCTGATATCCAGTATCATATTGGTACTATGATCGAGATTCCGAGAGCTGCCCTGACTGCTGATCAGATTGCTGAGGAGGCTGAATTCTTCTCCTTTGGTACCAATGACTTAACACAGATGACCTTTGGCTTTAGCCGTGATGATGCTGGTAAATTCTTAGATTCTTATTACAAGGCTAAGATTTACGAGTCCGATCCGTTTGCTCGTTTGGATCAGACGGGTGTTGGCCAGCTGGTTCAGATGGCCGCTGAAAAGGGCCGCGCAACTCGTCCCAATATTAAATTGGGTATCTGCGGAGAGCATGGTGGAGATCCGTCTTCTGTTGAGTTTTGCCATAAGGTTGGTTTGACCTATGTGTCTTGCTCACCGTTCCGTGTACCGATTGCTCGGTTGGCTGCTGCACAGGCTGCACTGAACAATAAATAA